A genomic stretch from Mycosarcoma maydis chromosome 3, whole genome shotgun sequence includes:
- a CDS encoding uncharacterized protein (related to GAL1 - galactokinase): MASTQGSDPVPLVHSLDSIYSHAGVLKNGRRWNDLALKFAQAFSGAKADFIARAPGRVNLIGEHIDYVGFSVFPAAIEKDILMATKVTLSSVSAPASETVEVVLKNTTARFAETCFSFRYDSVDKVELLNSGDERWANYFKVALKGLHSHLPSWVLGASNSNRPVKIQVLVDGTIPPESSLSSSAAMTTCSSIVVLEAFAARLLIDRKEMAEVAIQSERLVGVNSGGMDQSASIFSIPNHALYISFYPELRVRPTKLPQSTPDHTFVIVNTLVVSDKKVTGPVNYNLRVVETRMAARALAKSLGLESAKGAGCRDLRGVLESFFSENGRDSQLQIEMENSTAVQETLEKSGEEAARIRVLEEKVEALYTSSALRAGLGREKVEELTGYTGEEFDKEFLSSFPIRAERFELYKRSKHVFTEALRVLQFQALCKQNPASSEDDGKIVYKQLGALMDGSQTSLRELYNCSCDELNQVIDIAKRNGSLGSRLTGAGWGGCTVHLVPKPKVEVFISAMRTQYYKKRFPGLSEQELQDACFDTQPAGGACVYKVQA, translated from the coding sequence ATGGCTTCGACCCAAGGGAGCGATCCTGTCCCGCTGGTTCACTCGCTAGATTCGATCTACTCGCATGCCGGAGTGTTGAAAAACGGCAGACGGTGGAACGATCTCGCTCTGAAATTCGCGCAAGCGTTCTCCGGTGCGAAAGCTGACTTCATCGCGCGCGCGCCAGGCCGAGTGAACCTGATCGGTGAACATATCGATTATGTCGGCTTCTCGGTTTTCCCGGCTGCTATCGAAAAGGACATTCTGATGGCCACCAAGGTGACGCTTTCCTCCGTCTCGGCTCCAGCCTCAGAGACGGTGGAAGTGGTGCTTAAGAACACGACGGCTCGGTTTGCGGAAACCTGCTTCTCGTTTCGCTACGATTCGGTCGACAAGGTAGAATTGCTCAATTCGGGCGACGAACGATGGGCCAACTACTTCAAGGTTGCTCTGAAAGGATTGCACTCTCACCTGCCTTCTTGGGTGCTTGGCGCGTCCAATTCGAATCGACCCGTCAAGATTCAAGTTCTGGTGGATGGAACGATTCCACCAGAGTCatcgctcagctcgtccgCCGCTATGACGacatgcagcagcatcgttgTACTCGAAGCTTTCGCAGCAAGACTTTTGATCGATAGAAAAGAGATGGCTGAAGTCGCGATCCAGTCCGAACGCCTGGTTGGCGTCAATTCGGGTGGAATGGATCAATCCGCTTCCATTTTCAGCATCCCGAACCACGCGCTCTATATCTCTTTCTACCCAGAGCTGCGAGTGCGACCGACAAAGTTACCGCAGAGCACACCGGACCACACATTTGTCATCGTAAACACGCTCGTGGTTAGCGACAAGAAGGTTACGGGCCCGGTCAACTACAATCTACGCGTGGTTGAGACGCGCATGGCGGCGAGGGCGTTGGCTAAGAGTCTGGGACTGGAGAGTGCCAAAGGCGCGGGATGCAGAGATTTGAGGGGGGTGTTGGAGAGCTTTTTCAGTGAGAACGGTCGAGATTCGCAGCTCCAGATCGAAATGGAGAACAGTACGGCGGTTCAGGAGACGTTGGAGAAATCGGGCGAGGAAGCAGCCAGGATTCGTGTGTTGGAGGAAAAAGTTGAAGCGCTTTACACCAGCTCTGCGCTTAGAGCGGGACTCGGAAGAGAAAAAGTGGAAGAGCTGACCGGATACACTGGCGAAGAGTTTGACAAGGAGTTTTTGAGCTCTTTTCCGATTCGAGCCGAGAGGTTTGAACTGTACAAGCGGTCCAAGCACGTCTTTACGGAGGCGTTGCGCGTGTTGCAGTTCCAAGCGCTGTGCAAGCAAAACCCTGCATCCTCGGAGGATGACGGTAAAATCGTATACAAGCAGTTGGGAGCTCTGATGGATGGTTCGCAAACTTCGCTTCGCGAGCTATACAATTGCAGCTGTGACGAGCTGAACCAGGTGATTGACATCGCCAAACGCAACGGCAGTTTGGGAAGCAGGCTGACGGGGGCTGGTTGGGGTGGCTGCACGGTTCATTTGGTCCCTAAGCCCAAAGTCGAGGTGTTCATCTCGGCGATGCGGACGCAATACTACAAGAAGCGGTTCCCTGGGTTATCCGAGCAAGAGCTACAGGACGCTTGTTTCGATACGCAGcctgctggtggtgcttGCGTGTACAAGGTGCAGGCATGA